A single Fodinibius saliphilus DNA region contains:
- a CDS encoding FAD:protein FMN transferase encodes MSVDRKQFLQLAITGGFGTLLGGSVIPKRWREGGISLTPVSRQSVVMGSLISFQVVAETKKAGFKAIRRAEKIFRDLEKTFSMYDEKSEMAMLARKAGTKPVPVSNESIELLRFAKAVYQQGANYFDVTVEPAMKRWGFRDNPGRIISQPTDKELRTLERIIGSDKIIIENDNILLAEQGMAIDTGGIAGGYALDKAISAMKECDISAAFINFSGDIHCFGKPMKGQKWPVYLVDPQTQQPLAEPVELSNEALSTSGAYQKRRHDGNEHSWGHLLFPTQAKPVEPVGSVTAIHSSAMHADAWSTAAYVGAEPPSEVRTLVLDGS; translated from the coding sequence ATGAGTGTTGACCGTAAACAGTTCTTGCAGTTAGCTATTACCGGTGGGTTCGGGACTCTTTTGGGTGGTTCAGTCATTCCAAAGAGATGGAGGGAGGGTGGTATCTCGCTGACTCCTGTGAGCCGACAAAGCGTTGTGATGGGATCGTTAATATCATTTCAGGTAGTAGCAGAAACCAAGAAGGCGGGCTTCAAGGCTATTCGACGGGCTGAGAAGATATTTCGTGATCTTGAAAAAACGTTCTCAATGTATGATGAGAAAAGTGAGATGGCAATGCTTGCTCGCAAAGCCGGAACAAAACCGGTGCCCGTTTCTAATGAGTCGATAGAACTTTTGCGTTTTGCTAAAGCGGTTTACCAACAGGGTGCTAATTATTTTGACGTTACCGTTGAGCCTGCAATGAAGCGTTGGGGATTTCGCGATAATCCCGGGAGAATTATTTCTCAACCCACAGATAAAGAATTAAGAACCCTCGAACGTATTATAGGGTCAGATAAGATTATCATTGAGAATGATAACATATTGCTTGCCGAGCAGGGTATGGCTATCGATACCGGAGGTATTGCCGGAGGGTATGCCCTTGACAAAGCGATCTCTGCAATGAAGGAATGCGATATTTCTGCTGCCTTTATTAATTTCAGTGGAGATATTCATTGCTTTGGCAAACCTATGAAGGGCCAAAAATGGCCGGTCTATCTCGTAGATCCCCAAACACAACAACCGCTGGCAGAGCCGGTGGAACTTTCTAATGAAGCATTAAGCACCAGTGGAGCTTATCAAAAACGTCGCCATGATGGAAATGAACATTCGTGGGGACACCTGTTATTTCCTACACAGGCAAAACCCGTAGAACCGGTGGGATCAGTTACGGCCATTCACTCTTCGGCTATGCATGCGGATGCGTGGTCAACGGCAGCGTATGTTGGTGCTGAACCTCCTTCTGAAGTTCGCACTTTAGTATTGGATGGAAGTTAA
- a CDS encoding carboxymuconolactone decarboxylase family protein yields the protein MNKKENNRLAEFRKAREAANDKILDLDNLGIKRFFNLDNNTYKEGALSVETKELLGLVASTVLRCNDCIDYHLEQCAKAGSTKEELVEALNVALVVGGSIVIPHLRHAVETLEILEEEEILDS from the coding sequence ATGAACAAAAAAGAAAATAACCGATTAGCAGAGTTTCGCAAAGCACGAGAAGCGGCTAATGATAAGATATTAGATCTCGACAATCTTGGCATTAAGCGTTTCTTTAATCTAGACAATAATACATACAAAGAGGGGGCGCTATCTGTAGAAACGAAGGAGTTACTGGGATTGGTAGCCTCAACAGTATTGCGATGTAACGACTGTATCGATTACCATTTGGAGCAATGTGCAAAAGCAGGCTCTACCAAAGAGGAGCTTGTAGAAGCATTAAATGTGGCTTTGGTGGTAGGGGGTAGTATTGTTATTCCCCATTTACGTCACGCTGTGGAAACGTTGGAAATCCTGGAAGAAGAGGAAATCTTAGACTCCTAA